From Lucilia cuprina isolate Lc7/37 chromosome 4, ASM2204524v1, whole genome shotgun sequence:
CAACCGATGATAAAGAATTCCTAGTTTGTTTCAATGATTCTTCTGGTCCTTCAACATCCGgcattttaaagataattgaaaTTGATATCTGCAAGATTTTTTTGGACATTACTTTAGATCTttgattaaaatcaatttattcagtaaaaattaaaaacaataaagatgCGGAAACAGACCAACAACGGCTAAgcatgtttttaattatttgactGTGATagcatgaaaattataaaagttaagGTCGGTCAATAACGTCAAATTATCATGCAccaaatcaatcaatcaatcagtcaacaaatttttatttgaacgtTTTATATGTTTAcgcaaatttaattaataacaacatagattttatttgaattgcatcaattgaaaaatgtttttaattaattttaagagtggaattttgaaatttccctAAAATCGGCctatctttttttaaaaccctttataaatatataaatcacttattttaggtttattaagcacattttccaaacaaaattaaaataagctATCAATCTCGTTATTAGGCATTTATGAGTATGGgagttagtttttaaaaaatttagacaataaaacattttgatttaGCGAAATTTGTTTACACTTTTGATATTTGATTTTGAATATGATTCTTTCTTTATTAGTATGgaatttttccaaattatatcgaaaataaaatgtaaataggaTTTAACGATAGCATCTCGGCAAACTGCTCATCATTTTTTTCTTAGGCACAggtcaattatttcattttttgcggccaaatatataaattcaaatttaccgaTCTTAAAGCATTGTATTTTTCCATTATAATTCCAGCTAGTAGAACGATACGTTATCGATGTATGGGTACTATAATAAGTGAACAACATGTATTAACTGCTGCACATTGTGTGGATCAATTAGTACGAGATTTAAGATTGTAAGTAACCtaatattgatataaaaatcACAGAACAAAATTGACATTTAAATTTCCTGCAGGATTTATGTTCGTATTGGTGATGAGACAAACTTTGAAGATTATCAAATTTTGGAAACTATAGTGCATCCAAATTACAATGAACCCTTATTTAATAATGATGTAGCCCTTTTAAGAATAGCCATAACCTCGGAATCAAAAGGTAAGTTAATATCCTTAATAGCACACGCATcttcatacatatatgtatattaatattgtttttaatttaattttttaacaaaatctatGGTTTTTAGGACCTTTAATACAAATTTGCTTACCACAAACAAATAGTAGTGCTTTAACAGGAGATACGGGAGTTGTGGCCGGTTGGAGCAGTAATggtaatatgaaatatattttatttatatatcttttttgttttgtttaattttgtttattgaattatgtgtgacttttctatatatttttattatttattaatttttatttaaaacaggtATTTCTACACTTAAAAGTTCAACAATACGTTACATTAATTTACCCATTATGAATAATACAGAATGTGCCATACGATATGCTAAATatagtgaaaattttgaaattagtaTAGTTATAACACCAACTGAATTTTGTGCTCAAGCTGAGGCCATGAACGATGTATGCGAAGGTAAATTATTTCAGAAatctgttgtaattttttttaaaatagtataaaaaattgatatttgtataattatatttttaggcGATAGCGGTGGTCCATTTATGGAACGTTCTTCTTCTGGACGCTATACATTGATAGGTATTGTGGCTTTTGGTCCAAAAACCAATTGTGGCCAGTCGAATTTACCCGGTGTCTATATGAGAGTTAGTTCGTATGTAGATTGgattaaaagtaatataattatttaattaaaattataagaaataattaaaatgtgttttacaTATGTACAAGTATTCATAGAATCGTTTTCGCAAGTAAGTATAAATGCTAGTAGAGCTTGTTatgataattcaaaaaaaatcagTGAAAACAAGTTATTGGAACATATGCAAATTTATAGAATAAACACAAAACAAGAAAtcttaatacatatgtatatatcataTAAAGAATCAactaaaattttgcacagtCAAAAACAAATTGGACATCATTAAAGATGATTTCTTGTAAATATTCTATTAACCCCTTATTAGCAAAATTAATACATTCTATAAGACCTATTGCTGTAAGTTATAAAGTATTAAGAACTAGTAGTATCCagcgtgattttgaaatttaagtttaaatattattctattaagtatctatatctatatgtacatataaaaatcaatgtgTATGTTTGCTTGAGGTCTATAGAATTCTAAACGGATAAACCAACTTTCCTGTATGCCAGGAAGACtaccatttattttaaaatttcaagtgggcttttaaaaatagtatttctCGGAAACTGGTACCactcaaattttgcacgaacaaCTTTTACACATAACCAATACCAAATGAGTTAAATTtggaaaaactacaaaaactacattttccaaattttgtaCGATACAGTTTAGTTTCGCGAATGAGAAATTATGGGCGTGTCCTCTCCCATATAAAGttattaccaaaatttttatattttgtacgaACAATTTTGATATACTTGTAAGCAATTGTCTAATAATTTGGCGGATAACGGGAGCGTGGTCCCTCCCTTatgaattaatacaaaatttcatatatctgGGAAACCATTATATCTAGAatcctaaaattttgcacgagcAATACTGAAATTTATGTCAACAATTTGGGGAAAATAAACGGACTAGCAATAGGGTCATGGTACCttctatatataataaattttcatcaaTTCTATAACAggttaacaaaacaatttttttttttcttttgatgaaatttatattAGAGCCACTGTTTGCCGACTTGAGAAATGGCTGTGGGTTTTCccgtaaaatgaaaatttgaaaaatcatagtgtttttaatttgtattgtttCTTCGAAGAACTCCAAAGACTTTCATTAGAAAAGCAGTCCGTAAAGTTAAATACATTGATTCTTTAGTGCGCAGGGTCAGTTCGCAAAGATCCAGATAAATTcggtaaaaaaaactttaaagctaAAAGggaactaaaaaatttaatggatGATGTCAGGCtgtaaagtgtttaaaaaaaatggggTTTACAATTTGTAAACAGTGTCTTCATATttctgaataaataaataaaagtgttcagatggttttaaaagaaattcaattcaaattaaaaaaattgttgtattataatattatatacataactCTCATAAAATTCCCTCTTCCGAAAATCTAAACTATTAAAATCCATATACGGATTCATTGCTGTTACTTTTTCTGAATTATGTGATTGTACTTGATAAGATTGAAAACTGGCAATATTGATTCAACAAACTACATATTACACATTTATGAGCCCACgggaataataaagaaaatgtctGCCCAGCaacaattaaaacatgttaaatataattcaaaaaacctagaaaattaaaactcgaaataattttttttaaataaaaatttagcttAATAAGTCAGATAAAAATAAGTCTAaatattggcaaaaaaaaaaaaaaacatcatctaTATGAATCAAGAATATGTGAACTTAGATTATCCAATGGAAATTGTTGAAATTAGGAACAAAATTATGGAAAGTATAAACATAAATgtgaatgaaagaaaatttttaattattttacataatttagaAATGACCTCAAGgggttaaataataaaaatatagagAGAAATACTTGTTTCATTTAGTAAATGTAGCCACctaattgattttatttgtaaaaatatggattttctacatttagaattttttaaagatgtggatagaaaaaaaaaaaacaaaatacaactatACGAGTCTAAAAAGCATTAATATTTTCACTATTAATGGCTTTTACTTAACTTGTCTAAAATTGAGTTTGAATCTGACCTCAGAATTCTTCCATCACATCAGATTTGAGACACCTTCCTAAAATAGTAAGTATGTTAGTTTTAAGTATTATTCTAATCTGTTAGTAAATTTCCTTTGAAGAGGAGTTAAAAACCTTTCATGAACTTTAAACATTAAACTTTAGCGATCGGAATCTCATTTATTCTTTGCTTTTTAACAATCCCTTATACGAATGATGCAAGTAACGTCTGGTAACATTGAAAGATGATTGGTACAatccaacaataaaaataacagtagttaaatgtttaaaaagttcgtatacatacatatacaaaagaTCAATAGGCATGagactaaaatataaacaaatctttgGCACTCTGATCAGTTTGTATTAAAAGCTTAAACGATCTAAAACATAAACGGTTTGTTAAAACAGCAtcataacaaacaaaaacaacaaagtacAACTAAAATATCAAATAGACTAATAAACGGGATATTGTAaagaatattaacaaaaataacaacaaaatagaaataataattttcggtttttttatattcaagtttttttctacatggcattattaatttattaattaaaaaatttataatatagacACCACCGCTCACTAACTGGTCATTAATTAAGCAAATTAATGgagaattttattataaatatttttatttatttcacctgagaacaaaaaaaaatataatttttgtgtaaagaATAACgcaattaattactttttttaatttagaaaaaatcaataatcaataaaataaaattgtgttcattatattgtataaatttatcAACTATATTGAAATCTACGGTCACAATGGCAAAATCATCATTAATCAAAGGATTTTATATGATAatgtatattataattattttacaaaatacaactTTTGCACGTAAGTTGaggtttatttagtttatttgttttttttttacaattaaaaatacctaattataattattagtttttgttattataatattaGTTGAGAGAAAAAGTTATTTCGTGTATATGTAAGACTATGATTTAGTTATGCAtcgatctttataaaattaaacattttaaactttggTAGAAAAGGAAATGATTTTAAGTTGGGGatcaaatgtatgtatttgtccGATTTGTCCGAAgactattttaaatcaaaaaaaattatctatagtTTATCGTGTACTTTTTCACACATAAAAACTTTATGtgtgaaaaagaaatatttttataattcaattaataacaataaatatttaagacatttcacacaaaaaatttGAGTTAAGTATTttgaaactaatttttaaaatgtgactTTAGTTAAATTATTTACTGAATTCAAAGGAATTTGAAAAAGTGATCAATTTCTTATTACAACAAATCgtttttggcaaaaattatgttaattctTCCTAATGAATAATTGAAACTAATTTAAATCGACCAaaattgcccattttcaaaaGCGAGAAAATATTTTGGGGAAATTTAATCAATACATTTAGAATTTTACAATGATCCACAATATGATGAGTTCtacgaaaagtttttaaatgaaaaaaggatTGTTTGAAAGAAATCCatcaatttttatagaatatttgatacaatgtgaaaaaattatttcctataaattctTAAgagtttaaacttattttatttttaaaatattaattgtattaaaCAACAAGGTTATTTTGTTTAGTTCAGCACTAAAAATATAATtcccaaaaagaaaaacttgttttaaaataatttttgtattttttaaatgacaaatatttgcatgaaaaaaacaataacacattaaaaatattagttatacacatgcttttttttattttttggtttttattaatcATTACTCATATAGAAGATGGGTTTTAGTTGGACTCtagaatttttaatacaaaaaggggatttttgtcaaacaaaacaataaattgattgagatgtaaaaaatttttacatcagAATGTTAATGAGtgtttaattgtaaataaattcgCATTTATACATTGTATTACTTTTCCtttgaacaaaatttgttgaaaatatagAATAACTTAGTTTCAAAAGGCAAACAAGTAATAATGTATAATTGTTGACAATAAAAGCGTTTTTCTAAAAGATGGGGCATGGGcctattcttataaataataACCCCCCCTTTGTGGTGTAAGGCAtggtaaaaatatcatatttttatcatggtgtaaggtataaaaaaaaaataatttcatctttaaaatcattttttgagagATGGTGATATTTAGGAGATATTTACAGTATTACGAACACTTTAGTGGAgaggttatattgggtttgtgcagatgtttgtaacgcccaataatattggtcctagacccaccttaaagtatacccatcggatcagaatcattttctgagtcggtttagctatgtccgtccgtccgtccgtccatccatgtaaactttgtaatcaaactacaggtcgcaattttgaagataatttaatgaaatttagtacacaatcttctattgttccagggacgaagcctattgaaaatggttaagatggGTCGATTATTTCACATGTCCCctatacaaatgtacccccgattagggcttgtaaaccttgtaatcaaactacaggtcgcaattttggggataattcaatgaaattaggcacatgatcttctatggtacggtagacgaagcctattgaaaatggttaacatcggtccattatttcacctggccccatACAACAGTACCCCCGATtaagggcttttaagttcataattatgtataataattaGCCTTAgaagtttataattatagaaCCTCAttggaccctagcccctataaaaagcccctttcaaaatttgactcaaatgtccaaaattttttacaacaataaatggcttaagtatatatgaggcaaggtacaattaaactgaattgcttttaaaaaaactaaatcacatgttatttttgtaacaggttaTGGTATTATATGTTCAACCTGGCAAGACTATAATTTCTcagttgtttatatataaaattgtttattgttttcattttagaaataatatttccAAATGAAGAGATTGATGTACCAAATTTTGGTCGCTGTATAACACCCAACCGGGAGAGAGCTCTATGTATAATACTCGAAGATTGTAAATATCTCTATAATATTTTAGTATCTTCTCCCTTAAGAGATGCAGATAGATTATACTTAAGTCGCAGTCAATGTGGTTATCAAAATGGCAAAGTTTTGGTAAGTTTCGTAAATAGTCTCTGAGTACTATTATCAAACTATTCATAATACTCTACAGcagtaatgaataaaaaaatgttttattatccataataaagtatttatgttgaatttcacgtTGGTTgacgaaaaacaaaatttccgaAAGAAGAcgataacataaaaattatttttgtgatGTATTTCATAGCAATATTAGTGTATATAAGTGAATTGTGGACATTCAAGTTATTTTCCTAGAGTGGTGTAGGGCATGACTCCATAATTGAATTCTTAAAAACTCTCTTCCGAATATTAAGAtacattatacatatgtattgtatAATAATATAGTTCAACAATAGTCTAATAAATTTGCCAATAATGCTAAGTAATGACTAGAGGATCAGTCCTTCAATAGAGTCCTTCCAGAAACACCTCAAATTTAAGGCACACACtacttgttaataatttatatcgACACTATAccaattattactttttagaTTTGTTGCCCCGATCGTTATCGCCAGGTGACTCAGCAGACAGTGGCACCAACTCCTCCTCCaaattatgttaataatttattgcccCAACCCGGTCAGTGTGGTAATGTTTTGTCAAATCGTATTTATGGtggtaataaaacaaaaattgatgaATTTCCATGGATGGCGTTAATTGAATATACAAAAGGTAAGTTTTAAGAGCACCTTTTTGAAGTTTGCATTCAAAAAGGTGCTCTTATgacaattattataattattataagttatttttaaacgtATAAACATTCTGAcacatataattttcatttcagCCAATAATGCTAAAGGTCATCATTGTGGTGGCTCCTTAATTAACACACGTTACGTCATCACAGCCTCACATTGCGTCAACGGCAAAGCTATACCCACCGATTGGCGTTTGACCGGCGTTCGTTTGGGAGAATGGGATACAACGACAAATCCAGATTGTGAAATAGATGTACGTGGTGAACGAGATTGTGCTCCTGAACATCTAGATATTAGAGTCGAACAGGCCATACCACATCCACAATATAATCCCAGCTCTAGAAATCAAGTCAATGATATAGCACTCTTACGTTTAGAGCGTAGTATATCGTATACGGACTTTGTGAGACCTATATGTCTGCcgataaataataatttgcGTACGGCTGCATTTGATGGTATAGTTATGGATGTTGCTGGATGGGGTAAAACCGAAAAAGAGTCGGTATCAAATCTAAAACTTAAAGCCTCCGTAGAAGGCTACTCTATTGACGAATGCCGTTCAGTCTATATGCGTCAGAATATTATTTTAGAGGATACACAAATTTGTGCCGGCGGTAAGGAAGGTATCGATTCATGTCGTGGTGACTCCGGTGGTCCACTTATTAGTTTGGACACAACAAATaggtttgtttaatattttcgacttaatttttaaaagctttactttatgtttttcttttccatATGAAAATGTAGAATTCGTGCTTACTATTTCCTAGCTGGTGTTGTATCTTTTGGCCCTACACCTTGTGGTTTAGAGGGCTGGCCTGGTGTCTATACACGTGTTGGTAATTATATTGATTGGATATTACAAAATCTTCGCccataaatattgcattttttttaaattgtttgtcgatgtaaatattttactttgagttggacttaaaattatttacgtATGTTTTgtactttaataataaaaaaataaatgtatgacaattcctttttaataaggaagtaaatattaaatgtaaaatttctttagctTAGTGCAAAgtcttatttaatttattctgCAGGAGAAGCCTCCAAAATGCCTCCAAAATCGTGTTAAAAGTAATAACAAAACCCTCCAATGAGAAGCTAATATAAATcttattgattttataaattcttcaagtatgttaattttgttgatatttctaaatcattttaaacttttttattgggATAGCAAAACACAATGGAAATAACCAATTTCATTCTTGTTGCTGTTATATTTATGAAATCATGTATGGaatcaatttaataaattttgtgaatgaaattcaaatgtttttagaaaaaattaagaaaataaaaataaactttataaattattaaatatgtatttattgaaCGTCTTTTAACTACACCATTTTCAAAAGTAATTCAGAAAAACACAATTGTAAATGAgattttccatttgaaatttaaaaaattccaattgaaaatgggatttttcacttaacatttagaaaagatcaattgaaaatgagaactttcatttataatttagaaaacatcaattgaaattgagatattccatttgaaattcagaaaataACAGTTAAatatgagattttttatttgaaattcggaACACAACAactgaaaatgagatttttcatttgaaattcagaaaattccaattgaaaatgagattttttatttaaaatttaaaaaaatcaattgaaaataaaatttctcatttGAAATCCAGAAAATcgtatgtgtttattttattcaaccttaattttaaattaattgtaatgaaaaatctcattttcaattgaatttttctaaatttcaaatgaaaaatctaattttaaattggaattttctgaatttcaaatgaaaaatctaattttcaacTGTTGTATtccgaattttaaataaaaaatcttattttcaattgatgttttctcaatttaaattgaaaattctcatttttaatttgtcttttccaaatttcaaataaaaaatcccattttcaaATGTTCTTCTCTGaatttcaaaagtaaaatctgaatttcaattgatattttctgaattgaaatgaaaagttctaattttcaattgaaaaaggtGTATTTGTATTAAGACTCTTTCATGATGAATTGTCTTAtagtatacaaaaaaaaatgataaaaaccaACGAAATTCTcataagcatgtcattgaaAGAATGTACAATTAAATCACTTCGGGTgacaaattctgatgaaaatacattttttgctgggatgtatATTATGGCAGTATATATAATGTTTGTATACTTGTttatactacatacataaacatcccattttgaaatttttttaaatataattcagtttttttttttttaatattatcagTTTTCCTTATAAACAGTTTAAATCttcattttgataatttatGACATTACCTGTTACAATGTTGATACCATATAATTGAGTCTTGATTGAAGATTTCTTTTTTCGAAACATTAaacgttttctttttattaaaaacactttcaacaatttttgtattaacaCTTTTTATGCTTGTTTCTTGGCGTCATCACCTTCTCCACTAGCTGATGAACCCAATAAAGGTTCAGATGGCATTTTCCAGTGTTCAAAAACATATGGTAAACGTTCACTGGGATCTGTGCTCCAATGATGTATACGGCATTTAACACGTGCCTTCTCTAAATTGTTTATGGTTACCGTACAGTAGAATTCTTTATTTTCCTTATTTAGATCTGGACCTTCAATAGGTTCTTTAGGAATGCTAATGCATTCTTCTTTGCAAATATAACCAGCTTTGCGGAGAGAAGCTTTAATATGCCAAGGTTCAATGACCCAGGGATGATCTTTATTCATAACGACGGCCAAATTTAATCGCTCCAACATATTTACGGTCTGAAGAAGAGgttaataaacatacaaatatacataaatattaattgcttatttaaattataaaagaattgACATACATATGGGGAATTTCTTGTTAaccaactcaaaaaatcgagTTTGACGAAATTTGCACAAACGTTAGTACTATTAGATAGTATGCAGATacaaattttcagctctatcggtcaagaactgccgaagtgagtgtaacttttcacctattagTCCTAGCTAAAAATGTCCAAAGTTTGCACAAACGTTAGTACTATTGAATAGTAGGTCAGATAAAAATGTTTAGCTCCATCGGTCAAAAACTGCCGAATTTTGATAGagtcaaagttggacattttggcCTACTATTCCATAGTACTAATCTTGGTGCGATTTTTAAAGTTGGGTTACTTGATACTAAATTCCCCATATGTATATTACCTGCTTACTTACCCTCTGTGCAAATGGCGAGCTGTGCTCCAAATCaactttttcattttcctttttaCCATACTTGGCAACATTTTCATCTGTTTTATACACTGCCAAACCGGGCAATAGGAGTTTGTTATAAGCAAAGTTTGGTTTTAAAGAGATCACATCTCCCTTACCGCCCACACCCTCTACGAAGGTCTTCAAGACTACCTCgatttccttttgttttttagtatttgtaTCTTCCACTAATTCGTAAATGTGATGTCTTCCACGCATTTTCTTGGGCTTTTGGTTGGCTTTATGCAGTGGTGGATCATATTTACGTTTCAGTATGAAAGTGGTCTAAATGGCGGATAAAAATTAAAGCATGTTTACTGTTTGGTAatgaattattgtttttattatatcagTTTTTTCTACTTACTCTCACTTGTTGCTGCAATGTTGcacaagtttttaataaatttatttgttgtacacacaaatttttcaacattttaattaatatttattaaaatgaaatatattttcacaAATTCCGGTTGTTAACAAATTGTGGATAAAAATTCGTTTCTTATATGAATTATAGATGACAGCTGACTTTGACATTTGTTATGCAATGACGTAACGTAAAGTAAACGAAGAGAAACAGtgtcaaggcgaattcatataaggtagtatggttttatagttgaaatgaaaagtcgacttttcgacttttttacttttttcatttagttaaaagtcgacttttcgacattttgcattttacgaaaagtcgatttttagacttttttcattaattgaaagtcgactttttgaattttcgaccataagtattttataaatagtcgacttttcgactatttttgagttgttttaattttcgagttttcgactttttccgacttttttcgacttttggactttttttcgacttttattaacaaagtcgacttttcgacttctttcacagatgatagtcgagttatcgacttttttgaaacaaaatagtcgatttcgacttttttcgacaaaaagtcgattgttcgattattcgaaagtcgatttatagaaccctataaggtggtgttaatcaatcagctgataatatttttcttaaatcgccaggttttcctagctgtcaaagtttgttattgtttacatttttatatttaaaaatttccgttaaacggagaaaaacttcgttaatattttgaattatttatgtaaaaaatttgaaaacaccAAGCATCTcctaaacaaatatcattttatttaaataatggcataattgatatgtatacaaatatgttatttaagaaaaatatgttttctattgaatgttaacatattacacaatattgttttataataaaattgtgtagataacgtgattaactaaacaaaatctctttcggaatacttaatattaagaaacgcatatgaagtattttccCGGCTGGCAgcagctgacttctacgttatggctcaattttgaaatctattaaatgttaacaaattaaacaatattgttttacataCACACTATGTAGacaaagagattaactaaaaaaagtctgttccggaacgctttttataacaaaacccatatgaggtatttacccgaccggcggagtagaattatccattcgcaacaaatattcattcattcgtaatataatattttcatgaatatgttctttttcatgtttatttttcacttaaattttgcaaattaagctgccggaatatctttttatttatcttttaatataatataacattttacaaaaatttttcatcaaatgaattcgccgtacttatggtttttgacatttacgaaaaccaaaagcaaaaataaaatacatgggaaatgttgttgttgcagaactgccaccaccttatctgaattcgccttgaacagtggttaattatataaaaactatacaCAAAAATCTGATCTATATTTGAATAGTAAACTTTGTTCAAAATcgcagtaaaattttttttattaattttgttcacAAGTTGagatagatttttatataaaattattatagaaattaattttgaacCAAGTTTTCTattctaataataattatatattttttaatttttttt
This genomic window contains:
- the LOC111675764 gene encoding serine protease easter, with product MAKSSLIKGFYMIMYIIIILQNTTFAQIIFPNEEIDVPNFGRCITPNRERALCIILEDCKYLYNILVSSPLRDADRLYLSRSQCGYQNGKVLICCPDRYRQVTQQTVAPTPPPNYVNNLLPQPGQCGNVLSNRIYGGNKTKIDEFPWMALIEYTKANNAKGHHCGGSLINTRYVITASHCVNGKAIPTDWRLTGVRLGEWDTTTNPDCEIDVRGERDCAPEHLDIRVEQAIPHPQYNPSSRNQVNDIALLRLERSISYTDFVRPICLPINNNLRTAAFDGIVMDVAGWGKTEKESVSNLKLKASVEGYSIDECRSVYMRQNIILEDTQICAGGKEGIDSCRGDSGGPLISLDTTNRIRAYYFLAGVVSFGPTPCGLEGWPGVYTRVGNYIDWILQNLRP
- the LOC111675796 gene encoding 39S ribosomal protein L9, mitochondrial, with protein sequence MLKNLCVQQINLLKTCATLQQQVRTTFILKRKYDPPLHKANQKPKKMRGRHHIYELVEDTNTKKQKEIEVVLKTFVEGVGGKGDVISLKPNFAYNKLLLPGLAVYKTDENVAKYGKKENEKVDLEHSSPFAQRTVNMLERLNLAVVMNKDHPWVIEPWHIKASLRKAGYICKEECISIPKEPIEGPDLNKENKEFYCTVTINNLEKARVKCRIHHWSTDPSERLPYVFEHWKMPSEPLLGSSASGEGDDAKKQA